A section of the Amblyomma americanum isolate KBUSLIRL-KWMA chromosome 2, ASM5285725v1, whole genome shotgun sequence genome encodes:
- the LOC144121143 gene encoding uncharacterized protein LOC144121143 isoform X2 — protein sequence MLEMFYCGLCTYSSTSKAHLGVHAYFAHDAKPVPWYKKNSDAEPFLPPEDFNNLVHRKRYICTLTTACHFSCLTNEIFRGHLESHEDCSTYRCHLCFGSTDTCGLLFHHYQTDHGFFAVQCLYCDFGSNDDFIVMHHVMEQHSKRPFRILLRSGDTSAMSQELRLLQEYLTADPVMPAQPCAQLSVEALTQENVTSSNAAIPRADPVKLGHSSLEAKLSLDHSCKGVSNMDSEVEEELVENHAASSAVCVTHQSAGRMSPLSTEESLYSSSSECTQHLATQLWGTKSLHPSYHVEQSLQLDPGKAQPLHETETSSSLNDSWHLYCSAANCSVEFGDIFDYLNHLAECHSLQSSFPCPKCGLTVSSTDLPMHLVEKHSGFLFCPYQDCSFGCRDQCGLDTHIIQAHQIYREEKNRNGAHVASEQGLCTTSNSSSKNHTSTRNVDFTSEMEIPNGESRNDKLCCEVSLENAKDDLTNRLYICGSCSTNYSTLTCYLHHIASAHSVPFICGHCFKPYKRSRCLLMHAGCLHLGQPFSVLCLKDGKVTDIGLNVAPLWIEEAQGYLRMVQPGKMRAKGKTMLKNLKRAVTYISSACLENVASQAELLQSNAVPHSASLKLVHGAKGTSLQYERTVDTVRSDATVSSRRSVPSQLLYDSAPAGVVSNGSSNSSENQLTLAPHTSPPHLQNASSSTSQFTNARNVKWKILKSVYIDASSVKKVNGNIVVDSGVLRRLNSQLPVSSPPVRKVSGSLCCRVNEGLHVCSECFLTFSTFEELAKHIGKLHSLDIINGFDLASGVLSIGHSSGLQGLTFQHDIKQSRDTAQLQLKPVQSEVQKRVVDNRRLFVCLHNRSVKVPYSQFSRAVNLNPIVKLVRLPIIKKAPKE from the coding sequence ATGTTGGAAATGTTTTACTGTGGCTTGTGTACGTACTCGTCTACTTCAAAGGCTCACCTAGGTGTTCATGCATACTTTGCACATGATGCTAAGCCGGTTCCATGGTATAAGAAGAACTCTGATGCTGAGCCTTTTTTGCCTCCTGAAGATTTCAATAACTTGGTCCATAGAAAACGCTACATTTGTACTTTGACAACTGCTTGTCACTTCAGCTGTCTGACCAATGAAATTTTTCGTGGACACTTGGAGTCTCATGAGGACTGCAGTACGTACAGATGTCACCTGTGCTTTGGATCCACTGACACTTGTGGTCTTCTGTTTCACCACTATCAAACTGACCATGgattttttgctgtgcagtgccTATACTGTGACTTTGGTAGCAATGATGACTTTATTGTCATGCACCATGTTATGGAGCAGCACTCAAAAAGGCCTTTTAGAATATTGCTTAGAAGTGGAGATACCTCTGCAATGTCTCAGGAGCTGCGACTATTGCAAGAATATCTAACAGCGGACCCTGTGATGCCAGCTCAGCCTTGCGCACAATTGTCAGTGGAAGCACTGACACAGGAAAATGTGACTTCAAGTAATGCAGCTATCCCCAGGGCTGACCCGGTGAAATTGGGGCACTCTTCTCTTGAGGCCAAACTGAGCTTGGATCATTCCTGCAAAGGGGTGTCCAACATGGACTCAGAAGTGGAGGAAGAGTTAGTAGAAAATCATGCTGCTAGTTCTGCTGTTTGTGTAACCCACCAAAGTGCTGGTAGAATGTCTCCACTAAGCACAGAAGAAAGTCTGTACTCTTCATCAAGTGAATGCACACAACACTTGGCGACGCAACTTTGGGGGACAAAAAGTCTGCACCCATCTTACCATGTTGAGCAGAGCTTGCAATTGGATCCTGGTAAGGCCCAGCCGTTACATGAAACAGAGACAAGTTCAAGTCTTAATGACAGTTGGCATCTTTATTGTAGTGCAGCAAACTGTTCCGTGGAATTCGGAGACATTTTTGACTATTTGAATCATCTCGCCGAGTGCCATTCATTGCAGTCGTCATTCCCCTGTCCGAAGTGTGGTCTCACTGTCTCATCTACTGATCTCCCTATGCATCTTGTTGAAAAGCATAGTGGATTTTTGTTTTGTCCTTATCAGGACTGTTCATTTGGATGTCGTGATCAGTGTGGTCTTGACACTCATATAATTCAGGCACATCAGATCTATCGAGAAGAGAAGAACAGGAATGGTGCTCATGTAGCAAGTGAACAAGGGCTTTGTACTACTAGTAATTCATCCTCCAAAAACCACACAAGTACAAGGAATGTTGATTTCACATCAGAAATGGAAATACCCAATGGAGAAAGTAGGAATGACAAGTTATGTTGTGAAGTGAGTTTGGAAAATGCTAAGGATGATCTCACTAACCGGCTGTACATCTGTGGCTCATGTTCCACAAACTACAGCACACTGACTTGCTACCTCCACCATATAGCTTCTGCACACTCGGTACCATTCATCTGTGGCCACTGCTTCAAGCCATACAAGAGGTCAAGATGTCTACTCATGCATGCTGGGTGCCTACATTTAGGGCAGCCATTCTCTGTTCTTTGCCTTAAAGATGGAAAGGTGACTGACATTGGTCTTAATGTTGCACCATTATGGATAGAGGAAGCTCAGGGGTATCTGAGGATGGTGCAGCCTGGAAAGATGCGAGCAAAAGGCAAGACCATGTTAAAGAATCTCAAGAGGGCAGTTACTTATATCAGCTCTGCCTGTCTTGAAAATGTTGCTTCTCAAGCAGAGCTCTTGCAGAGCAATGCTGTGCCACATAGTGCATCTCTGAAGCTGGTACATGGAGCTAAAGGGACGTCTCTGCAGTACGAGCGTACTGTTGACACTGTCCGTTCAGACGCTACAGTTTCGAGTCGTCGGTCAGTTCCAAGCCAGCTATTGTATGACTCTGCACCAGCAGGAGTTGTCAgcaatggcagcagcaacagTTCTGAGAACCAGCTTACATTGGCACCCCATACATCTCCCCCTCATTTGCAAAATGCATCATCCTCAACGTCTCAATTCACCAATGCTAGAAATGTTAAGTGGAAGATACTTAAATCAGTTTACATTGATGCTTCTTCTGTCAAAAAGGTGAATGGTAATATTGTAGTTGACAGTGGAGTTTTACGAAGGCTGAACTCTCAGTTGCCCGTGAGCAGTCCACCTGTGAGGAAAGTCTCTGGCTCTTTGTGCTGTAGAGTTAATGAAGGGCTCCATGTGTGTTCTGAATGCTTCCTCACATTTTCTACCTTTGAAGAACTTGCTAAGCACATTGGTAAGCTCCACAGCTTGGATATTATTAATGGTTTTGACCTTGCCAGCGGTGTGTTATCTATTGGACACAGCTCTGGCCTTCAAGGATTAACGTTTCAACATGACATCAAGCAGTCAAGAGATACTgcacagcttcaattgaagccaGTACAGTCTGAAGTTCAGAAAAGAGTGGTTGATAATCGTCGACTCTTTGTCTGTCTACACAACAGAAGTGTGAAGGTGCCATACAGTCAGTTTTCACGTGCGGTGAATTTGAATCCTATTGTTAAACTAGTTCGGCTTCCAATTATTAAGAAAGCACCTAAGGAGTGA